A genomic region of Glycine max cultivar Williams 82 chromosome 15, Glycine_max_v4.0, whole genome shotgun sequence contains the following coding sequences:
- the LOC100818476 gene encoding protein trichome birefringence-like 38 produces the protein MGFRVTTTLSLLSLFWLLSLHQARAAKFHNVSGLRGKKPVVANGCNLFLGSWVVDTSYPLYDSSTCPFIDPEFDCQKYGRPDKQYLKYAWKPDSCAIPRFDGAAFLNSWRGKKIMFVGDSLSLNMWESLSCMIHASVPNAKTGFLRKESLSTVTFQDYGVTIQLYRTPYLVDIIRENVGRVLTLDSIVAGNAWKGMDMLIFNSWHWWTHTGKSQGWDYIRDGPNLVKNMDRLEAYNKGLTTWANWVDQNVDPSKTKVFFQGISPTHYQGKDWNQPKRSCSGELQPLSGSTYPAGLPPATTILNNVLRKMSTPVYLLDITLLSQLRKDAHPSAYSGDHAGNDCSHWCLPGLPDTWNQLLYAALTK, from the exons ATGGGTTTCAGGGTCACTACTACTCTGTCTCTGCTCTCCCTGTTTTGGCTCTTGTCCCTGCACCAAGCAAGAGCTGCAAAGTTCCACAATGTGAGTGGCTTGAGAGGGAAAAAGCCAGTTGTAGCAAATGGGTGCAATTTGTTCCTGGGAAGTTGGGTGGTTGACACGTCTTATCCTCTCTATGACTCTTCAACATGCCCCTTCATTGATCCCGAGTTTGATTGCCAAAAGTATGGAAGACCTGACAAACAGTACCTCAAATACGCTTGGAAACCTGATTCATGTGCCATACCCAG GTTCGATGGTGCGGCTTTCCTGAACAGTTGGAGGGGTAAGAAGATAATGTTTGTGGGTGACTCACTGAGTCTCAACATGTGGGAATCACTGTCCTGTATGATTCACGCGTCGGTGCCAAATGCCAAGACCGGCTTTTTGAGAAAAGAATCACTGTCCACTGTGACCTTCCAG GACTATGGAGTAACTATACAGCTATACCGCACACCGTATTTGGTAGACATAATTCGTGAAAATGTGGGGCGAGTGCTTACATTGGACTCCATTGTTGCTGGAAATGCGTGGAAAGGCATGGACATGCTGATTTTCAACTCGTGGCATTGGTGGACCCACACTGGAAAATCTCAGGG GTGGGATTATATTAGAGATGGACCCAATCTTGTGAAGAACATGGACCGTTTGGAGGCCTACAATAAAGGATTAACCACTTGGGCTAATTGGGTTGATCAGAATGTTGATCCCTCCAAAACTAAAGTCTTCTTTCAAGGCATTTCTCCTACACACTATCA GGGCAAGGATTGGAATCAACCAAAAAGAAGCTGTAGTGGAGAGCTTCAACCATTGTCTGGATCAACATATCCAGCAGGTCTACCTCCAGCAACTACCATATTGAACAATGTGTTAAGGAAGATGAGTACTCCAGTTTATCTACTTGATATAACACTCCTCTCACAATTAAGGAAGGATGCTCACCCTTCTGCTTATAGTGGGGACCATGCAGGCAATGACTGCAGCCACTGGTGCCTACCAGGATTACCGGACACTTGGAACCAGCTCCTATATGCAGCTCTCACCAAATGA
- the LOC102669341 gene encoding F-box protein At3g56470: protein MTGEWSNLPHDLLSRISSGLGLIDFLSFRGVCKDWRVVSSKVSSEVKQSLGCDPWFLVYEEGEDSHSQCSLLSHQDQLYTINIPELDGATCLASYEGWLLLFRHGSLFFFSPFSRATIELPNCPFAEATDEHVAAFSSPPTSQNCIVAVVNRISDSELELFMLRRGESVWATRCCHGYKFKTMITGLFCEGKEFHFLDLKNGLAIFDSETKEWNKNNYRIRCQRSSRDISASSLRALRYVVRKNVFQDKSIRTVGLLLDDENVSISTCGTAIPHASVEFDQIVIKSESIEAAKQPESRHLKGVWIQPIYLCVPPGQTW from the coding sequence ATGACAGGGGAGTGGTCAAATCTGCCTCATGACCTTCTTTCACGAATTTCGAGTGGTCTAGGGCTTATTGACTTTCTCAGTTTCCGTGGTGTTTGCAAAGATTGGCGAGTTGTTTCTTCAAAAGTTTCCTCTGAAGTTAAACAATCTCTTGGGTGTGATCCTTGGTTTCTCGTGTATGAAGAAGGGGAAGATTCTCACTCTCAGTGTTCCCTTCTAAGCCACCAGGATCAACTCTACACCATCAACATCCCAGAACTTGATGGAGCAACGTGCCTTGCATCGTACGAAGGATGGTTACTTCTCTTTCGCCACGGTTCATTGTTCTTCTTTAGTCCCTTTTCTAGGGCAACAATAGAGCTTCCAAATTGTCCTTTCGCTGAAGCAACTGATGAGCATGTTGCAGCATTTTCATCTCCCCCAACTTCTCAAAATTGCATTGTTGCTGTGGTTAACCGCATCAGTGATTCTGAATTAGAACTTTTCATGCTTCGCAGAGGGGAGAGTGTGTGGGCTACGCGCTGCTGTCATGGCTATAAGTTTAAAACAATGATAACAGGTTTGTTTTGTGAAGGGAAGGAGTTTCACTTTCTGGACCTGAAGAATGGCTTGGCTATCTTTGATTCTGAAACCAAAGAATGGAACAAGAACAACTATCGTATACGTTGTCAAAGATCATCAAGGGATATATCTGCATCATCGCTCCGAGCATTGCGCTATGTGGTACGTAAAAACGTTTTTCAGGATAAGAGTATAAGAACAGTGGGATTATTATTAGACGACGAAAATGTTTCGATTTCTACATGCGGGACTGCAATTCCACATGCTAGTGTTGAATTTGATCAGATCGTAATTAAGAGTGAAAGCATTGAGGCAGCAAAGCAACCTGAAAGCCGTCATCTTAAAGGGGTATGGATCCAACCCATATATCTTTGTGTTCCTCCTGGCCAAACATGGTAA
- the LOC100526907 gene encoding 50S ribosomal protein L34, with translation MASLSLCIAMTAPTPSASLILTAPKPSSLSLNLTRTCSTARSPLLHCSFLSSPSLLSPPSSISGLSLGLDLTSNFGTRRGKGSGLVVRAGKAALCLTKRSRSRKSLARTHGFRKRMSTPGGRAVLRRRRAKGRRVLCTKTHPNSGK, from the exons ATGGCTTCGTTATCGCTTTGCATAGCCATGACAGCACCCACTCCCTCAGCTTCTCTCATTCTCACTGCCCCAAAACCATCTTCGCTCTCTTTGAACCTTACCCGCACTTGCTCCACCGCTCGCTCTCCGCTTCTCCATTGCTCCTTCCTCTCTTCTCCTTCCCTTCTCTCTCCCCCTTCCTCCATTTCAG GCTTGTCACTTGGATTGGATTTGACATCTAATTTTGGGACCAGAAGAGGAAAAGGTTCTGGCCTTGTTGTGAGGGCAGGCAAGGCTGCTCTTTGCCTGACTAAGAGAAGCAGATCAAGAAAATCATTGGCACGCACTCATGGTTTCCGCAAAAGAATGAGCACACCAGGTGGAAGAGCTGTTTTAAGGCGACGACGCGCCAAGGGACGGAGAGTCCTATGCACCAAGACGCATCCAAATAGTGGGAAATAG
- the LOC100819002 gene encoding U-box domain-containing protein 7, producing the protein MSTPSSSSSSSSSIWVLSNIKLQFFARIRRFLQSKATRKRCDPSDRFDTAKSRVEHNNKVENLETVHVMEKHKEEEESVIMLQRTVKMLHFGSWEEKIVAAKEIEKLAKEDVKVSKLITELGVVPVLVSMVASPVASRRRVGLTALIHLADGTYTNKALIVEAGILSKLPKTIDLVDESTTSKLAEILLSLSSLANTQFPLASLDFIPLLRNILETGPSFDTKSSCLCALHNLSTVLENACPLVSSGVVPILLDVSSIKEISEKALATLGNLSVTLMGKKAIENNSMVPETFIEILSWEDKPKCQELSVYILMILAHQSSLQRKKMAQAGIVPVLLEVVLLGSPLAQKRAMKLLQWFKDERQTKVGPHSGPQTPRFAMGSPVNQREAKEGKRLMKSLVKQSLHRNMEIIAQRANAAGESSRLKSLIISTSSKSLPY; encoded by the exons ATGTCAAccccttcatcatcatcatcatcatcttcttctatttggGTGTTGTCTAACATAAAGCTTCAGTTCTTTGCCCGCATCAGAAGGTTTCTCCAATCCAAAGCAACCAGAAAGCGTTGTGACCCCTCTGATCGGTTTGACACAGCTAAGAGCAGAGTTGAACACAACAACAAGGTTGAAAATCTTGAAACAGTTCACGTTATGGAGAAGCATAAGGAGGAGGAAGAGTCTGTGATCATGTTGCAGAGAACTGTGAAGATGCTTCACTTTGGAAGCTGGGAAGAGAAGATAGTGGCAGCAAAGGAGATTGAAAAGTTAGCCAAGGAAGATGTTAAGGTTAGTAAGTTGATAACAGAACTTGGCGTGGTGCCGGTGTTGGTATCTATGGTGGCGTCGCCGGTGGCTAGCCGCCGGCGAGTAGGGTTGACGGCGTTGATCCACCTAGCTGATGGAACCTACAC GAACAAGGCTTTGATAGTTGAGGCAGGAATATTGTCCAAGCTGCCTAAGACAATTGACCTTGTAGATGAATCAACAACAAGTAAATTGGCAGAGATacttttgtcattgtcatctCTTGCAAACACTCAATTCCCTCTTGCTTCATTAGACTTTATACCGTTACTTAGAAACATTCTTGAGACAGGCCCAAGTTTTGACACCAAAAGTTCGTGTTTATGTGCCTTACATAACCTATCAACTGTGTTAGAGAATGCATGCCCTTTGGTTTCAAGTGGGGTGGTCCCTATCCTCTTGGATGTGTCctcaataaaagaaatttcAGAGAAAGCACTTGCCACTCTAGGGAACTTGTCAGTGACTTTGATGGGAAAGAAAGCAATAGAGAACAATTCAATGGTGCCAGAAACCTTTATTGAGATCTTGTCATGGGAAGACAAACCCAAATGCCAAGAGTTGTCAGTGTATATTTTGATGATTCTAGCACATCAAAGCTCActgcaaagaaagaaaatggcaCAGGCAGGGATTGTTCCTGTGCTTCTTGAAGTGGTTTTGTTGGGGAGCCCTTTGGCTCAGAAGAGAGCAATGAAACTATTGCAATGGTTCAAGGATGAGAGGCAAACCAAGGTGGGGCCACATTCTGGTCCACAAACACCAAGATTTGCAATGGGGTCACCAGTGAATCAAAGAGAAGCAAAAGAAGGGAAGAGATTGATGAAGAGTTTGGTGAAACAAAGTTTGCATAGGAATATGGAAATAATAGCGCAGAGGGCAAATGCAGCAGGGGAGTCTTCTAGATTGAAGTCTTTGATTATTAGCACAAGTTCCAAGAGTTTGCCTTACTAA